A genomic stretch from Mastacembelus armatus chromosome 7, fMasArm1.2, whole genome shotgun sequence includes:
- the sycp2 gene encoding LOW QUALITY PROTEIN: synaptonemal complex protein 2 (The sequence of the model RefSeq protein was modified relative to this genomic sequence to represent the inferred CDS: deleted 2 bases in 1 codon), with protein MASDQDTQLEKVIDGVLKSGDIQALDAFLQRNLNKQTTLKCPQQFLTKLDKLISRYLDQLNSKSASFGLAILYKCGKNLKLPGGGHGLPGIIAQGLIKKMEQWFEKCRHLWIQCGPEWDESSFNLSEDFFDALMVIHEACKEGTYKITQSFLYPVGELGLDPRVYILIRKEAIRKFNLILDKIPVDLKKEKKILTSQQASDIMIKMAGQVLDSGDYDLQTALMEALCRMASPDQRKKLADRWFSMEHVANAFAKIRDSEFETDCRKFLNLVNGMQGDKRRVYSYPCLEAYLDKHELLMPADENLEEFWIDFNLGSHSITFYFSLPDEDTQEGQWETICVSENEVKTYNVSEEGKRKVLEVELSEVVVIGAVEGSSLTIHFSSSLDILQAARSVYGHRKNKGFVGKTGTSVVKTTVNIIMEENSSQVVPETQVSLDESEKNTAPYILPTLSAQMVTPAKMRISESSTVISSSAGGSVYGASSIDAVISDTPVKNKRKPSLEMVRSCDRQGEACPRGKRTTAKTSNDGTTLSSKTAGATIEQSTTQVNKNKTDKNKKNILVAKAEEMLLAAEEQSLECIVPDTQPTTGSNLSIRWNKLSVSEMLMMATQAVDALPRPKPHSSLAQQREQTLSVQRFSFPASGPARQKQLRDKVSECLQQVLSEKNEDCVPQKLATAQERKSDTREEYKVESSDQRAATLCPPRKEQAQKNSLAKGKRKGQIPLASDAPYKASVKARALQERTPLRAPLSKEMRDAEVASSMVKLISCHNKNKTEPIANHTTENIPKSWNPPHVDRTIFNMKWLPTAKRGMSGGVSLLKSHSKTAISSKGQRKDVFAFDSDAPLIIGGKDPPFTDTTVISSSDIHDSSELHYTTKKEQPVPKEKRYVQKHLFSDTDTDYAMTEVSWLRDSSRKPKPKVTKYPRQATMKPKAASPPTSHESSDLPPPSPKPVKGNTKPNKKKLSVKERVEQPKKMVKPASAPTEPRAPGRRPKRAAAITAKSYREPETESSESESEKLPVPKCSSADHLDNEKKQETAQMMTKTTANPQLTKSCMELEGDHQSSQSESESVSEQPSIFKKCFKGQKSSLEVPEVKKKKNTSSDKSTDTYRKLDNNNQSNLNKASGLKEQRPDSVLQETLKLNKNNVLAQEKMNALKDSWAAQQTPSYPSTSSIERMRSAERSAPTLGLTGTPLLTPWGSPLPASPDPARQDTPSPVLLLPKPLSAVGSKRNVKPSSCNSAEKKCSASKNQCIPSLLSLGGQTSAPERPVGPDAAEISPLQSCLSPVPPLSLSSQPLLTFTLLELERPSMPSPPQSPYPEDTVDPGHHYGLGKVSQVSLSQLSSKSSVLTSSVKDSPSSALAVSHKTEKTPPLDLGLKPAEPHMSGPSRKRHISLTSNSEEGENKEKKKSKMRGQRSPRMKPRKLFKSFTEVSAETEAGRVMSSSPTLGSTHWEPEVGDGDMDMDEDLELPEMSVKPSNLCQQFSSELKKKFQKRTKMMDAYNKQSWKTLQQHVSSLNIQVTKYGTQSLEQVKKILLEEIQKLEQDDTMLKNMEKDLTNYWKKQTTAFQSYQQQETRRNKTLKTALQSNICPSLEYEQRLFTSQMCLIKKDMKSVQDRLLCEMQEEEVQSVKRGLHALFFPDGSRF; from the exons ATGGCATCGGATCAGGATACACAG CTGGAGAAAGTCATTGATGGGGTGTTAAAGAGTGGAGACATTCAAGCACTGGATGCGTTTTTGCAAAGGAACTTAAATAAACAGACCACCTTAAAATGTCCCCAGCAGTTTCTCACCAAGTTGGACAAACTCATTAGCAGG tATTTGGATCAACTCAATTCTAAATCAGCCAGTTTTGGTCTCGCTATTCTCTACAAATGTGGGAAAAATCTAAAACTACCTGGTGGTGGTCATGGACTGCCAGGGATAATAGCTCAAGGCCTGATCAAAAAG ATGGAGCAGTGGTTTGAGAAATGCAGGCACCTGTGGATCCAGTGTGGCCCAGAGTGGGATGAGAGCTCGTTTAACCTTTCTGAGGATTTCTTCGATGCTTTAATG GTGATTCATGAGGCATGCAAAGAGG GAACATACAAAATCACACAGTCCTTCTTGTATCCTGTTGGTGAACTGGGACTCGACCCCAGAGTTTACATCCTTATCCGAAAAGAG GCAATTCGTAAATTTAACTTAATTCTGGACAAAATCCCAGTGGATcttaagaaagaaaagaagatacTGACATCACAGCAGGCCTCAGATATCAT GATTAAAATGGCTGGTCAGGTATTGGACAGTGGTG ATTATGACTTGCAGACAGCCCTGATGGAGGCCTTGTGCAGAATGGCCTCTCCTGACCAGAGAAAGAAGCTGGCTGATCGATGGTTCAGCATGGAGCATGTGGCCAACGCCTTTGCCAAGATCCGTGACTCTGAGTTTGAGACG GATTGTCGCAAATTTCTGAACTTAGTGAATGGGATGCAGGGAGACAAGAGAAG AGTGTATTCCTACCCTTGCTTGGAGGCTTATCTGGACAAGCATGAG TTACTGATGCCTGCTGATGAGAATCTAGAAGAATTCTGGATTGACTTCAACCTTGGAAGCCACAGCATCACCTTTTACTTCTCCCTCCCTGATGAAGATACACAG GAGGGCCAGTGGGAAACGATTTGTGTCAGTGAGAATGAAGTCAAAACCTACAATGTTTCAG aggagggaaagaggaaagtCTTGGAGGTAGAGCTGTCAGAGGTAGTGGTCATAGGTGCAGTGGAAGGATCCAGTCTTACCATCCACTTCAGCTCCTCCCTGGACATCCTGCAGGCTGCTCGTAGTGTCTATggacacagaaaaaacaaa GGTTTTGTAGGAAAAACGGGCACATCTGTAGTGAAGACTACAGTTAATATTATAATGGAGGAGAACAGCTCCCAG GTTGTTCCAGAAACCCAGGTGTCCTTAGatgaaagtgagaaaaatacTGCCCCATACATTTTACCCACCCTGTCTGCTCAG ATGGTAACCCCAGCAAAGATGCGGATTTCAGAGTCCAGCACCGTCATCAGCAGTAGTGCAGGAGGGAGTGTATATGGTGCCAGTTCCATCGATGCTGTAATATCAG ACACTCCTGTTAAGAATAAAAGGAAGCCATCTCTGGAGATGGTTCGTTCATGTGACAGACAAGGAGAAGCTTGTCCAAGAGGGAAAAGGACAACAGCTAAGACCTCCAATGATGGCACAACActcagcagcaaaacagcagGTGCTACGATAGAGCAG AGCACCACACAGGTCAATAAGAACAagactgacaaaaacaaaaag AATATACTGGTGGCAAAAGCAGAAGAAATGCTTCTAGCTGCAGAAGAACAGTCTCTGG AATGTATTGTGCCTGACACCCAACCCACAACTGGGAGTAACCT ATCTATTAGGTGGAACAAACTGTCAGTATCTGAAATGCTAATGATGGCCACACAGGCAGTAGATGCTCTGCCAAGACCTA aGCCTCATTCGAGTTTGGCACAACAGCGGGAGCAAACCTTATCAGTACAGAGATTTTCATTTCCAGCCTCAGGCCCAGCCAGGCAAAAGCAGCTCCGTGACAAAGTCAGTGAGTGCCTGCAGCAGGTCCTCAGTGAGAAGAACGAAGATTGTGTACCTCAGAAGCTAGCTACAGCCCAGGAACGAAAGTCTGATACCAGAGAAGAATATAAAGTGGAAAGCTCTGACCAGCGTGCTGCCACACTGTGTCCTCCTAGAAAGGAGCAGGCACAGAAAAATAGCCTGGCCAAAGGGAAGCGCAAAGGCCAGATACCACTGGCATCAGATGCTCCGTACAAAGCTTCAGTCAAGGCCAGAGCTCTGCAAGAAAGAACACCACTCAGGGCCCCGTTAAGCAAAGAGATG AGAGATGCAGAGGTTGCAAGTAGCATGGTGAAGCTCATCTCTTGCCATAATAAGAATAAAACTGAACCTATAGCAAACCATACAACAGAAAATATCCCTAAGAGCTGGAATCCCCCTCATGTTGACAG GACAATTTTCAATATGAAATGGTTACCGACTGCTAAA AGAGGTATGTCTGGCGGTGTAAGCCTGTTGAAGTCCCACAGTAAAACAGCAATAAGCTCTAAGGGCCAGAG AAAGGATGTTTTTGCATTCGACAGTGATGCACCATTGATTATTGGG GGAAAGGACCCACCCTTCACTGACACCACTGTCATATCAAGCAG TGATATCCATGACTCTTCAGAACTCCACTACACAACCAAGAAAGAACAACCTGTGCCAAAG GAGAAGCGTTATGTGCAGAAGCATCTGTTCAGTGACACAGATACAGATTATGCCATGACTGAGGTCAGCTGGCTGAGGGACTCGAGCCGAAAACCCAAACCCAAAGTGACCAAATACCCCAGGCAGGCAACTATGAAGCCTAAAGCTGCATCACCTCCTACTTCAC ATGAATCCTCAGATTTACCCCCACCCTCTCCAAAACCGGTCAAAGGAAATACCAAGCCCAATAAG AAGAAACTGAGTGTGAAGGAAAGAGTGGAGCAGCCAAAGAAGATGGTGAAGCCAGCATCAGCACCCACTGAACCACGGGCACCAGGCAGGAGGCCCAAGAGAGCTGCAGCCATCACTGCCAAGAGCTACAGGGAGCCAGAAACTGAGAGCAGCGAGTCAGAATCAGAGAAGCTTCCTGTTCCCAAG TGCTCCTCAGCTGATCATCTGgataatgagaaaaaacaggaaactgctCAAATGATGACGAAAACGACAGCCAACCCACAACTGACCAAAAGCTGTATGGAACTAGAGGGTGACCATCAGAGCAGCcagtcagagtcagagtctGTGTCAGAGCAACCATCCATTTTCAAG aaatgttttaaaggcCAGAAGAGCAGTTTAGAGGTTCCagaggtaaagaagaagaaaaacacctccTCTGATAAATCCACAGATACTTACAGGAAACTGGACAACAACAACCAGTCAAACCTAAATAAGGCATCTGGTCTAAAG GAGCAGAGACCTGACAGTGTTCTTCAAGAAACTTTGAAGTTAAATAAGAACAATGTCCTTGCACAGGAAAAGATGAATGCATTGAAGGATTCATGGGCAGCCCAGCAAACCCCGTCCTATCCATCTACTTCTTCCATTGAGAGGATGAGAT CTGCTGAGAGGTCAGCCCCGACCTTGGGTTTGACTGGCACCCCTCTGCTCACCCCGTGGGGATCTCCACTCCCTGCCTCCCCTGACCCTGCCCGCCAGGACACCCCCTCGCCAGTCCTGCTGCTACCCAAACCTCTTTCTGCAGTCGGCAGTAAAAGAAATGTAAAGCCGTCCTCCTGCAACAGTGCAGAAAAGAAGTGCAGCGCATCCAAGAATCAATGCATCCCCTCTCTCCTTTCACTGGGAGGCCAAACCTCAGCACCTGAGCGTCCTGTCGGGCCTGATGCAGCTGAG ATAAGTCCACTCCAGAGCTGTCTATCCCCTGTACCT CCTTTGTCTCTGTCCTCTCAGCCCCTGTTGACATTCACACTGCTTGAGTTGGAAAGGCCATCCATGCCGTCTCCTCCTCAGTCACCATATCCTGAAGACACTGTCGACCCTGGCCACCATTATGGTCTGGGTAAAGTGTCCCAGGTTTCTCTGAGCCAGTTATCCAGTAAGTCATCAGTACTGACTAGCAGCGTTAAGGACAGCCCCTCCTCTGCCCTGGCTGTCTCTCACAAAACTGAG AAAACGCCACCTTTAGACCTAGGCCTAAAGCCTGCAGAGCCTCATATGTCAG GACCCAGTCGTAAGCGCCACATCTCCTTGACCAGCAATTCTGAGGAAGgtgagaacaaagaaaagaagaaaagcaagaTGAGAGGGCAGCGCTCTCCTCGGATGAAGCCAAGGAAGTTGTTCAAGTCCT TTACTGAAGTGTCTGCTGAAACTGAGGCAGGCCGGGTCATGTCCTCTTCCCCCACCCTGGGCTCCACTCACTGGGAGCCTGAAGTGGGGGATGGAGACATGGACATGGATGAGGATTTGGAGCTGCCAGAAATGTCTGTAAAGCCTAGTAACCTGTGCCAGCAGTTCAGCTCCGAGCTGAAGAAAAAGTTCCAG AAACGTACTAAGATGATGGATGCTTACAACAAGCAGTCCTGGAAGACCTTGCAGCAACATGTCTCCTCTCTCAACATTCAAGTTACCAAATACGG GACTCAGAGTCTCGAACAGGTCAAGAAGATCCTCTTGGAAGAGATCCAGAAATTGGAGCAGGATGACACTATGCTGAAAAACATGGAGAAAGACCTGACT AATTACTGGAAAAAACAGACTACTGCTTTCCAGTCTTACCAACAACAGGAAACCAGAAG AAACAAGACCTTGAAGACAGCCCTCCAGAGTAACATATGTCCCAGCTTGGAGTATGAGCAGAGACTGTTCACATCCCAG ATGTGCCTGATTAAAAAAGACATGAAGTCAGTTCAGGACAGACTACTCTGCGAGATG CAAGAGGAGGAGGTCCAGAGTGTGAAGAGAGGTCTGCATGCTTTGTTTTTCCCTGATGGGTCCAGGTTTTGA
- the ppp1r3da gene encoding protein phosphatase 1, regulatory subunit 3Da, translating into MDRRWFIGHEGIPSTKSEQQMSGSNSSVAKPCTTVSLTEILRADRPNAIKKPIAIRPPSSRASLPRKQEFQRSLSCEPTPKPIIRQRSLSLPSTAEKKKRCRNVGVRFVDSVGLDLEDIRLFKSGEDPCVPYHVTFRLLMGAELADGRHLEVSLPYMKPFFSQQPGDQPGFLQRLHKQKVCLERVLCFELGVIGITQVLNLDFEKDVIARYSFTGWKSYTETKASWVSTITNTWGGGGDQLSRDTFRFHLPVPPFLQPGAVLEFAIQYKVHGAEYWDNNDGENYKLVCQNYKFTVPKECEDSIVHFI; encoded by the coding sequence ATGGATAGAAGATGGTTCATTGGACATGAGGGGATTCCCTCTACAAAATCTGAACAGCAGATGTCCGGATCTAACAGCAGTGTTGCAAAACCTTGTACGACGGTCAGCTTGACTGAAATTCTTCGAGCTGACAGACCTAATGCAATAAAGAAGCCAATTGCAATCCGGCCTCCAAGCTCCAGAGCCTCACTGCCAAGAAAACAAGAGTTCCAACGCAGTCTTTCCTGTGAACCCACACCTAAACCCATCATCCGACAAAGGTCACTCTCTCTGCCATCCACcgcagagaagaagaaacgaTGCAGAAATGTTGGCGTGCGGTTTGTTGACTCTGTGGGGCTTGACCTCGAAGACATCAGGCTTTTCAAATCTGGGGAGGATCCATGTGTGCCGTACCACGTTACCTTTAGGTTATTGATGGGTGCAGAGTTGGCAGATGGAAGGCATCTGGAGGTCTCTTTGCCCTACATGAAGCCCTTTTTCTCCCAACAGCCTGGTGACCAGCCAGGGTTCCTGCAGCGCCTCCATAAGCAGAAAGTGTGTCTGGAGAGAGTCTTGTGTTTTGAACTAGGCGTCATCGGAATCACCCAGGTCCTCAATTTGGACTTTGAGAAAGATGTCATTGCTCGCTATTCATTTACAGGCTGGAAGAGCTACACGGAAACTAAGGCCTCTTGGGTGTCTACCATAACCAATAcctggggaggaggaggggaccAACTCAGTCGTGATACATTTCGTTTCCACCTGCCTGTTCCTCCATTTCTGCAGCCAGGAGCAGTGTTAGAGTTTGCCATTCAATACAAAGTCCACGGGGCTGAATACTGGGACAATAATGATGGTGAGAACTACAAGTTGGTTTGCCAAAACTACAAGTTCACTGTGCCAAAAGAATGCGAGGATAGCATAGTGCACTTCATTTAG